Proteins encoded in a region of the Triticum dicoccoides isolate Atlit2015 ecotype Zavitan chromosome 3A, WEW_v2.0, whole genome shotgun sequence genome:
- the LOC119271750 gene encoding putative E3 ubiquitin-protein ligase SINA-like 6 — MAFLSEGKEAMGKRQHREKDEGGVSERREVAAAGATNTIDDLENLDNLECLICREPLRPPIFQCTMRHTICLSCHDKFPDKCFFCSNTTVYNRCLELEDAVESIKLACSNGEHGCTARITYYQKEEHEKDCPHAPCFCPVTGCSFKRPTAMLLEHFSREYKWRSTKFIYNEAFGVRIRGDTPGSCILVGEDGHIFMINVEMEPAGIVISVCSIQPHITGSKFKCRLSISCSETGYYQAAEFQVRITNLYVGMPKDFMFLVPKGLVRRAITIVPVTIMPE, encoded by the exons ATGGCTTTTCTTAGT GAAGGGAAGGAAGCGATGGGAAAGCGGCAGCACCGGGAGAAAGATGAGGGCGGCGTCAGCGAGAGGAGGGAGGTCGCGGCGGCAGGCGCCACCAACACCATAGACGACCTCGAGAACCTCGACAACCTCGAGTGCCTCATCTGCCGCGAGCCCCTGCGCCCTCCTATTTTCCAG TGCACCATGCGCCATACCATATGTTTATCTTGCCATGACAAGTTCCCAGACAAGTGTTTCTTCTGCTCCAATACCACAGTCTACAATCGCTGCCTCGAGCTAGAAGATGCGGTTGAATCAATCAAACTTGCTTGCTCCAATGGCGAACACGGATGCACTGCAAGGATAACATACTACCAAAAAGAAGAGCATGAGAAAGATTGCCCGCACGCGCCGTGCTTCTGCCCTGTAACCGGCTGCAGCTTCAAACGGCCAACGGCAATGCTCCTCGAGCATTTCTCACGCGAGTACAAGTGGCGTAGCACGAAATTTATATACAACGAGGCGTTTGGGGTCCGCATCCGCGGCGATACTCCTGGTTCATGCATTCTTGTGGGCGAGGATGGGCACATCTTCATGATCAATGTGGAAATGGAGCCCGCCGGCATTGTCATCTCAGTTTGCTCCATTCAGCCTCACATTACTGGATCCAAGTTCAAGTGCAGGCTATCAATATCATGCAGTGAAACGGGCTACTATCAGGCTGCCGAGTTCCAAGTGAGGATCACTAATCTGTATGTTGGGATGCCCAAGGACTTCATGTTCCTTGTGCCCAAGGGGTTGGTTCGACGTGCCATAACTATTGTGCCTGTGACTATCATGCCAGAATAG